The following are encoded in a window of Rissa tridactyla isolate bRisTri1 chromosome 3, bRisTri1.patW.cur.20221130, whole genome shotgun sequence genomic DNA:
- the LOC128907330 gene encoding cystatin-like, translating to MAGEKGCLMLLAAALLLVGAVVGAQDRPRLVGAPVTIDDANNDEGLQRALEFAMAEYNRASNDMYSSRVVRIISAKRQIVAGIKYTIEVEVGRTTCPKPANDLQSCAFHDAPQMAKHTICNFVVYTVPWLNQIKLLESNCQ from the exons ATGGCGGGAGAGAAGGGTTGCTTGATGCTGCTGGCCGCTGCCCTGCTGCTCGTCGGCGCCGTGGTGGGCGCCCAGGACCGCCCGCGGCTCGTGGGGGCCCCGGTGACCATCGACGATGCCAACAACGACGAGGGCCTGCAGCGGGCCTTGGAGTTCGCCATGGCGGAGTACAACAGGGCCAGCAACGACATGTACTCCAGCCGGGTGGTGCGGATCATCAGCGCCAAGAGGCAG ATTGTGGCTGGAATCAAGTACACAATAGAAGTTGAGGTTGGCCGGACAACTTGCCCCAAGCCAGCAAATGATCTCCAGAGCTGCGCTTTCCATGATGCACCGCAGATGGCTAAG cACACCATTTGCAACTTCGTAGTGTACACTGTTCCTTGGCTAAACCAAATCAAACTACTGGAGAGTAACTGCCAGTAA